In Thioalkalivibrio sp. XN279, a single window of DNA contains:
- a CDS encoding ABC transporter permease subunit codes for MSAVPPPAATAAAPVPIKGRSLWVDAWNVLRRNRAAVVAGALVLAMALLVIVGPWLSPWDYAQTDWDNVSIGPDWESRHFFGTDALGRDLFVRTLYGGRISLLIGVVATLVSLLIGISWGATAGYLGGRVDHVMMRIVDILYAMPFMFFVILLMVFFGRNILLIFVAIGAINWLDMARIVRGQTLSLKHKEFIEAAEAQGVSTFNIIRRHIVPNLLGVVVVYVTLTIPQVILVESFLSFLGLGVQEPMTSWGALVNEGAQEMGTAPWMLVFPATFLALTLFCFNFVGDGLRDALDPKDR; via the coding sequence ATGAGCGCCGTGCCGCCGCCCGCCGCCACGGCCGCCGCGCCGGTCCCGATCAAGGGCCGCAGCCTGTGGGTGGACGCGTGGAACGTGCTGCGCCGGAACCGCGCCGCGGTGGTGGCCGGCGCGCTGGTCCTGGCCATGGCGCTGCTGGTGATCGTCGGCCCCTGGCTCTCGCCCTGGGACTACGCCCAGACCGACTGGGACAACGTCTCCATCGGCCCCGACTGGGAGAGCCGGCATTTCTTCGGCACCGACGCGCTGGGGCGCGACCTGTTCGTGCGCACGCTCTACGGCGGCCGGATCTCGCTGCTGATCGGCGTGGTGGCGACACTGGTGAGCCTGCTCATCGGCATCAGCTGGGGCGCCACCGCGGGCTATCTCGGCGGCCGCGTCGACCACGTCATGATGCGCATCGTCGACATCCTCTACGCCATGCCCTTCATGTTCTTCGTCATCCTGCTGATGGTGTTCTTCGGCCGCAACATCCTGCTCATCTTCGTCGCCATCGGCGCCATCAACTGGCTCGACATGGCGCGCATCGTGCGCGGCCAGACGCTGTCGCTGAAGCACAAGGAGTTCATCGAGGCGGCCGAGGCGCAGGGCGTCTCCACCTTCAACATCATCCGCCGCCACATCGTGCCCAACCTGCTCGGCGTGGTGGTGGTGTACGTCACGCTCACCATCCCGCAGGTGATCCTGGTGGAAAGCTTCCTCAGCTTCCTCGGTCTCGGCGTGCAGGAACCGATGACGTCCTGGGGCGCGCTGGTCAACGAGGGCGCGCAGGAGATGGGCACGGCGCCGTGGATGCTGGTGTTCCCCGCGACCTTCCTCGCCCTCACCCTGTTCTGCTTCAATTTCGTCGGCGACGGCCTGCGCGACGCCCTCGACCCCAAGGACCGCTGA
- a CDS encoding peptide ABC transporter substrate-binding protein: MLRVAFLYALACLSLLLSGCSDPGSAGREAAGQTKIGGESGRELAARQVLRRGNGAEPQSLDPHKSEGVPESNLQRDLFEGLTNDDPELGIVPGAARAWEISADGTVYVFHMRENGRWSNGDPVTAQDFAYGLRRSVDPATLSNYSIMLRPILNAEKVIAGELPPEALGVRAIDDLTLEIRLEAPTPYFLGVLNHSSAYPVHRPTVERYGGRWARPGRLVSNGAYRLKDWVMQSHIVMERNPYYWDNDNTTIDEVWFYPIENQSTELQRYRADALDMTYDLPFRQLGWIRENLPDELVISEYLGVYYYGLNVTQPPFKDNVELRRALNLAVDREILTRQVTTAGEIPAYGYVPRAANYEQVVPEWAAWTQEERVAEARRLYEAAGYSRDNPLKVQILYNTHENHRTIAVAIASMWKEALGIEVELVNEEWKVYLETRRTKQTTQVFRAGWIADYNDAYNFLEILHSQSGLNDPGWNNPQYDALLEEAARENDLERRAELMHQAEQLVMEDVPVIPVYFYVTKRLVKPWVGNYRPHVQDFIQTKDLEILKH; encoded by the coding sequence ATGCTTCGTGTCGCTTTCTTATACGCGCTGGCCTGCCTTTCGCTCCTGCTCTCGGGCTGCTCTGACCCGGGGTCGGCGGGTCGTGAAGCGGCCGGGCAGACGAAGATCGGCGGCGAGTCCGGTCGCGAGCTGGCGGCACGCCAGGTGCTGCGCCGGGGCAACGGCGCCGAGCCGCAGTCGCTCGACCCGCACAAGAGCGAGGGCGTGCCCGAGTCCAACCTGCAGCGGGACCTGTTCGAAGGCCTGACCAACGACGACCCGGAGCTTGGCATCGTGCCGGGCGCGGCCCGCGCCTGGGAGATCAGCGCGGACGGCACGGTGTACGTTTTTCACATGCGGGAGAACGGCCGCTGGTCCAACGGCGACCCGGTCACGGCGCAGGATTTCGCGTACGGCCTGCGGCGCTCGGTGGATCCGGCGACGCTGTCGAACTACAGCATCATGCTGCGGCCGATCCTCAACGCCGAGAAGGTGATCGCCGGCGAGCTGCCGCCCGAGGCGCTGGGGGTGCGCGCCATCGACGACCTCACGCTGGAGATCCGCCTCGAGGCGCCGACGCCGTATTTCCTCGGCGTGCTGAATCATTCCTCCGCATACCCGGTGCACCGTCCGACCGTGGAGCGCTACGGCGGCCGCTGGGCGCGCCCCGGGCGGCTGGTCTCGAACGGCGCGTATCGTCTCAAGGACTGGGTGATGCAGTCGCACATCGTCATGGAGCGCAATCCTTACTACTGGGACAACGACAACACGACCATCGACGAAGTCTGGTTCTACCCCATCGAGAACCAGTCCACCGAGCTGCAACGCTATCGCGCCGACGCCCTCGACATGACCTACGACCTGCCTTTCCGGCAGCTCGGCTGGATCCGCGAGAACCTGCCCGACGAGCTGGTGATCAGCGAGTATCTCGGCGTGTACTACTACGGCCTCAATGTCACCCAGCCCCCTTTCAAGGACAACGTCGAGCTGCGCCGCGCGCTGAATCTCGCCGTGGATCGCGAGATCCTGACGCGGCAGGTGACCACGGCGGGCGAGATCCCGGCCTACGGTTATGTTCCACGGGCGGCGAACTACGAGCAGGTGGTGCCGGAATGGGCGGCCTGGACACAGGAGGAACGCGTGGCCGAGGCGCGGCGCCTGTACGAGGCGGCCGGCTACTCGCGCGACAACCCGCTCAAGGTGCAGATCCTCTACAACACCCATGAAAATCATCGCACCATCGCCGTGGCCATCGCCTCGATGTGGAAAGAGGCGCTGGGCATCGAAGTGGAGCTGGTGAACGAGGAGTGGAAGGTCTACCTGGAGACGCGGCGCACCAAGCAGACGACGCAGGTGTTCCGCGCCGGCTGGATTGCCGATTACAACGATGCCTACAACTTCCTCGAGATCCTGCATTCCCAGAGCGGGCTCAACGACCCGGGCTGGAACAACCCGCAATACGACGCGCTGCTCGAGGAAGCCGCGCGCGAGAACGACCTGGAGCGGCGCGCCGAGCTCATGCACCAGGCGGAGCAGCTGGTGATGGAGGACGTGCCGGTGATCCCGGTATATTTCTACGTCACCAAGCGGCTGGTGAAGCCGTGGGTCGGCAACTACCGGCCGCACGTGCAGGACTTCATCCAGACCAAGGACCTGGAGATCCTGAAGCACTGA
- a CDS encoding ABC transporter ATP-binding protein: MALLEVEKLNVRFHTPDGEVHAVRDLGFSLDPGETLGIVGESGSGKSQSMMSLIGLLASNGRAEGSARFDGTELIGMPLAALRRIRGRRIGMIFQDPMTSLNPYMTVFQQMAQVLQHHEGIGHKAARARCIELLDAVHIPEANKRVDMYPHEFSGGMRQRVMIASAMLCRPDLLIADEPTTALDVTVQAQILELMREVRRDFGTAIILITHDLGVVAGLCDRVLVMHQGEEKESGHVDDIFYRPQHPYTRALLAAVPRLDRAEIQRLAAVAPEQGEEQPAAAPDAERLRREPDRAAQPLLQADELKVHFKLAPETLLGRTRTLKAVDGVSLALHPGETLGVVGESGCGKSTLARAVLRLVQPTAGRVTLLGEDITPLDKKAMRPHRRDMQVIFQDPLASLNPRMTVGDIVAEPLQTHFPRMGRAEVRRKVDAMLERVGLGPEHVNRYPHEFSGGQCQRIGIARALVLEPKLVVCDEPVSALDVSIQAQIVNLLMDLQAEMNLSLVFIAHDLAVVRHISHRIMVMYLGRVAEIADRVALYERPLHPYTRALIAAVPIPDPEKERNKAFAPLEGDLPSPVNPPSGCAFRTRCPIAVPRCAAEVPPLRQVGDHLVACHEAERAMADANRQAG, encoded by the coding sequence ATGGCGCTGCTCGAGGTCGAAAAGCTCAACGTCCGCTTCCACACGCCCGACGGCGAGGTGCACGCGGTGCGCGACCTCGGCTTCAGCCTGGACCCGGGCGAGACGCTGGGCATCGTCGGCGAGTCCGGTTCCGGCAAGAGCCAGTCCATGATGAGCCTGATCGGCCTGCTGGCCTCCAACGGCCGCGCCGAGGGCTCGGCGCGCTTCGACGGCACCGAGCTTATCGGCATGCCGCTGGCGGCGCTGCGCCGTATCCGCGGCCGGCGCATCGGCATGATCTTCCAGGACCCGATGACCTCGCTGAACCCCTACATGACGGTGTTCCAGCAGATGGCGCAGGTGTTGCAGCACCACGAGGGCATCGGCCACAAGGCGGCGCGCGCGCGCTGTATCGAGCTGCTCGACGCCGTGCACATCCCGGAAGCGAACAAGCGCGTGGACATGTACCCGCACGAGTTCTCCGGCGGCATGCGCCAGCGCGTGATGATCGCCTCGGCGATGCTGTGCCGGCCCGACCTGCTCATCGCCGACGAGCCCACCACGGCGCTCGACGTCACGGTGCAGGCGCAGATCCTGGAGCTGATGCGCGAGGTGCGGCGCGACTTCGGCACCGCCATCATCCTCATCACGCACGACCTCGGCGTGGTGGCAGGATTGTGCGACCGGGTGCTGGTGATGCACCAGGGCGAGGAGAAGGAGTCCGGCCACGTGGACGACATCTTCTACCGGCCGCAGCATCCGTATACGCGCGCGCTGCTGGCCGCGGTGCCGCGGCTCGACCGCGCCGAGATCCAGCGTCTTGCCGCGGTGGCGCCGGAGCAGGGCGAGGAACAGCCCGCCGCCGCCCCGGACGCCGAGCGCCTGCGTCGCGAGCCCGACCGCGCGGCGCAGCCGCTGCTGCAGGCCGATGAACTCAAGGTGCACTTCAAGCTGGCGCCGGAGACGCTGCTGGGCCGCACGCGCACCCTCAAGGCGGTGGACGGCGTCAGCCTGGCGCTGCATCCGGGCGAGACGCTCGGCGTGGTGGGCGAGTCGGGCTGCGGCAAGTCGACCCTGGCGCGCGCGGTGCTACGACTGGTACAGCCGACCGCGGGTCGGGTGACGTTGCTGGGCGAGGACATCACGCCGCTGGACAAGAAGGCCATGCGGCCACACCGGCGCGACATGCAGGTGATCTTCCAGGACCCGCTGGCCTCGCTGAACCCGCGCATGACCGTGGGCGACATCGTTGCCGAGCCGCTGCAGACGCATTTCCCGCGCATGGGCCGCGCGGAAGTGCGGCGCAAGGTGGACGCGATGCTGGAGCGGGTGGGGCTCGGGCCGGAGCACGTCAACCGCTACCCGCACGAGTTCTCGGGCGGGCAGTGCCAGCGCATCGGCATCGCGCGCGCCCTGGTGCTGGAGCCGAAGCTGGTCGTCTGCGATGAGCCGGTGAGCGCACTCGACGTCTCCATCCAGGCGCAGATCGTGAACCTGCTCATGGACCTGCAGGCCGAGATGAACCTGTCGCTGGTCTTCATCGCGCACGACCTCGCCGTGGTGCGCCACATCAGCCACCGCATCATGGTCATGTACCTCGGCCGCGTGGCGGAGATCGCCGACCGCGTCGCCCTCTACGAGCGGCCGCTGCACCCCTACACGCGCGCTCTCATCGCCGCCGTGCCGATCCCGGACCCGGAAAAGGAGCGCAACAAGGCGTTCGCGCCCCTCGAGGGCGACCTGCCGTCGCCGGTGAACCCGCCCTCGGGCTGCGCCTTCCGCACGCGCTGTCCCATCGCCGTGCCGCGCTGTGCTGCCGAGGTGCCGCCGCTGCGCCAGGTCGGCGACCACCTCGTGGCCTGCCACGAGGCGGAGCGGGCCATGGCCGACGCGAACCGCCAGGCGGGATGA
- a CDS encoding Fur family transcriptional regulator has product MPMNTQEKIASRLARHGAKPTTQRLKLAELVLSRPQHVSAEQLLKRARSSGIRVSKATVYNTLNLFVECGLLRELVVDRDRVYYDSTVHEHHHFYNVDTGEMIDIPVESVSFAGVPNAPEGMEREGVDVIIRVRSRA; this is encoded by the coding sequence ATGCCTATGAACACGCAGGAAAAAATCGCGTCCCGGCTGGCCCGGCACGGCGCCAAGCCCACCACGCAGCGACTCAAGCTGGCCGAGCTGGTGCTGTCGCGGCCGCAGCACGTGTCCGCGGAGCAGCTCCTGAAACGCGCGCGCTCGAGCGGCATTCGCGTCTCCAAGGCGACCGTGTACAACACCCTGAACCTGTTCGTGGAGTGCGGCCTGTTGCGCGAGCTGGTGGTCGACCGCGATCGCGTCTACTACGACTCCACGGTCCACGAGCACCATCACTTCTACAACGTCGACACGGGCGAGATGATCGATATCCCCGTGGAGTCCGTGTCTTTTGCCGGCGTGCCCAACGCGCCCGAGGGCATGGAGCGCGAGGGCGTGGACGTCATCATCCGGGTGCGCAGCCGCGCCTGA
- the oppB gene encoding oligopeptide ABC transporter permease OppB: MIRYALTRFLGAIPTLLILVTLAFFMIRAAPGGPFDAEKALPPEIEANLRAAYHLDEPLVQQFGRYVLNLAQGDFGPSFQYKDYSVTELIAAGFPVSLRLGGSAMILALLVGVTAGTIAALRQNSRTDHAVMAVSMTGISIPNFVMAPLLILLFAVTLGWLPAGGIGDGSLRYLVLPVISLALPQIAYIARLTRGSMIEVLRSNFIRTARAQGLPERTVILRHALKPVLLPVVSYLGPATAAVITGSVVIEQIFGVPGLGRYFVQGALNRDYTLVMGVVVFYGALIILFNLLVDLVYAWLDPKVKYA, from the coding sequence GTGATCCGCTACGCGCTGACGCGCTTTCTCGGCGCCATCCCCACGCTGCTGATCCTCGTGACGCTGGCCTTCTTCATGATCCGCGCGGCGCCGGGCGGGCCCTTCGATGCGGAGAAGGCGCTGCCGCCGGAGATCGAGGCCAACCTGCGCGCGGCCTACCACCTCGACGAGCCGCTGGTACAGCAGTTCGGCCGTTATGTGCTCAACCTCGCGCAGGGCGATTTCGGGCCTTCGTTCCAGTACAAGGACTACAGTGTCACCGAGCTCATCGCTGCCGGGTTCCCGGTGTCGCTCCGGCTCGGCGGCTCGGCCATGATCCTGGCGCTGCTGGTCGGCGTGACGGCAGGCACCATCGCGGCCCTGCGCCAGAACTCGCGCACCGACCATGCCGTCATGGCGGTCTCGATGACCGGCATCTCCATCCCCAACTTCGTCATGGCGCCTTTGCTGATCCTGCTGTTCGCCGTCACGCTCGGCTGGCTGCCCGCCGGCGGCATCGGCGACGGCAGCCTGCGCTATCTGGTGCTGCCGGTGATTTCTCTGGCCCTGCCGCAGATCGCCTATATCGCGCGCCTGACCCGCGGCAGCATGATCGAGGTGCTGCGCAGCAACTTCATCCGCACCGCGCGCGCCCAGGGACTGCCCGAGCGCACCGTCATCCTGCGCCACGCGCTCAAGCCGGTGCTGTTGCCGGTGGTGTCCTACCTCGGGCCGGCCACCGCGGCGGTGATCACCGGGTCGGTGGTGATCGAGCAGATCTTCGGCGTGCCCGGGCTGGGACGGTATTTCGTGCAGGGCGCGCTGAATCGAGACTACACGCTGGTGATGGGCGTGGTGGTGTTCTACGGCGCGCTGATCATCCTGTTCAACCTGCTGGTCGACCTGGTCTACGCCTGGCTCGACCCGAAGGTGAAGTACGCATGA
- the thiO gene encoding glycine oxidase ThiO: MNKRSDIIVIGAGAVGMLSARRLAQAGHKVVLLERDRAGRGTSRAGGGIMSPLVPWEAPAAVMDLAARSLPMLPRLAEQLIHWTGIDPEYRATGMIYLDCPDPEAALAFARRTGQRAEVLDADRLARVAPAAARGEGPAAWLPDIGQIRNPRFLDALVADLERVGVELLDRAGEVKLQPAGNGVTVEAGRHGRLEAAEVVIAAGAWSGSLVAPLGLELPLRPVRGQILWYMLPRPVLGQMLMRAGRYVIPRQDGVVLVGSTLEDAGFDNATTAEAARELQEAAAGMMPLLGTLAVQGQWAGLRPGSPEGVPMIGRVPGVDGLWLNTGHFRNGVNLAPGSAELLEALLGGAEPPLDPGPYDPARHVARKG; this comes from the coding sequence GGCGGGGCACAAGGTCGTGCTGCTGGAGCGCGACCGAGCCGGCCGCGGCACGTCCCGCGCCGGCGGCGGCATCATGTCCCCGCTGGTGCCCTGGGAGGCGCCGGCGGCGGTGATGGACCTCGCCGCGCGCTCCTTGCCGATGCTGCCCCGGCTCGCCGAGCAGCTCATCCACTGGACCGGCATCGATCCCGAGTACCGCGCCACCGGGATGATCTACCTCGACTGCCCCGATCCCGAGGCGGCGCTGGCCTTCGCCCGCCGCACCGGACAACGCGCCGAAGTGCTGGATGCGGACCGGCTGGCGCGCGTGGCGCCCGCAGCCGCGCGGGGCGAGGGCCCCGCCGCCTGGCTGCCGGACATCGGCCAGATCCGTAATCCGCGCTTTCTTGATGCGCTGGTCGCCGACCTCGAGCGTGTCGGCGTCGAGCTCCTCGACCGCGCCGGCGAAGTGAAGCTGCAACCGGCCGGCAATGGCGTGACGGTCGAGGCCGGCCGCCACGGTCGCCTCGAGGCGGCCGAGGTGGTCATCGCGGCCGGTGCCTGGAGCGGGTCGCTGGTGGCGCCGCTGGGCCTGGAGTTGCCGCTGCGGCCGGTGCGCGGTCAGATCCTCTGGTACATGCTGCCGCGCCCGGTGCTCGGCCAGATGCTGATGCGGGCAGGCCGCTACGTGATCCCGCGCCAGGACGGCGTGGTACTCGTCGGCAGCACGCTGGAGGACGCCGGCTTCGACAACGCCACCACCGCGGAGGCGGCGCGCGAGCTGCAGGAGGCGGCGGCGGGGATGATGCCGCTGCTGGGCACGCTCGCGGTGCAGGGGCAGTGGGCCGGGCTGCGGCCCGGGTCGCCGGAGGGGGTGCCGATGATCGGGCGGGTGCCGGGTGTCGACGGGCTTTGGCTCAACACCGGGCACTTCCGCAACGGCGTCAACCTGGCGCCGGGGTCGGCCGAGCTGCTCGAAGCGTTGCTGGGCGGGGCGGAGCCGCCGCTGGACCCCGGTCCCTACGACCCGGCGCGGCATGTGGCACGCAAGGGCTGA